Within the Terriglobia bacterium genome, the region CCGTCATTCGCGCGCTGGAAACCCTGACCGAGCCCTGCGCGGTCACCCTCAATACCGATTCCGAATACGTCCAGAAAGGCATTACGCAGTGGCTGCGCGGCTGGAAAGCGCACGACTGGACCCGCAAAGAAGGTTCGCGGCGCGTCCCCATCGCCAATCGGGAGCTCTGGCAGGAGCTGGACAATCTGATCGGCACGCATGAGATCGCGTGGAAGTGGGTCCGCGGCCACGCGAGCCACGCCGACAATATCCGCTGCGACCGGTTGGCCAACAAGGCGGGGCGGGAGCAGATCTCCTCGGGCGGGATGCATCACCTGAAACCCAGGAAAAGCGCGAACTAGCGGCCGTCGGCCAGGCGGGTGGCGAGGCGGTCGGGAAGCTTGGCGGCGAGGATGCGCTGCTGTGCGCCCTCGATGTTGTAGGGCACGCGGTGGAATGTGAAAGAGAAGCTCTCGGTGTCGAAGACGGCGAAACCGGCGCGGCGGTCGCCGTCGCGGGGCTGTCCCACCGAACCCGGATT harbors:
- the rnhA gene encoding ribonuclease HI, which translates into the protein MKSVTITTDGACIGNPGPGGWACVLRSGGVTGEMYGCEPHTTNNRMELTAVIRALETLTEPCAVTLNTDSEYVQKGITQWLRGWKAHDWTRKEGSRRVPIANRELWQELDNLIGTHEIAWKWVRGHASHADNIRCDRLANKAGREQISSGGMHHLKPRKSAN